The genome window GCCCTGAAGGTCCTCATGCGCCGTTACGGCGTCCTTCAGCGCATATTCCTGATTCACCTGGATCTTCACGTCCCCAGACCGCACCACCTCGAAGAGATCGTTGGCCGTCTCCTCCAGATCGGCACGCGAGGCAATATAGGTGAAAAGGGTCGGGCGGGTCGCGAAGAGCGAGCCCTTCGGGCCGAGCAGGGCGAGGTTGAAGTCGGTGATGGGCCCGGACGACTGCCCGAAGGAAACCCAGAGCCCAAGCGGCCGCAGGCAGTCGAGCGATCCCGGATAGGTGTCCTTTCCCACCGAATCGTAGACGACGTCGCAAAGCTTGCCGTCGGTGATCTCGCGCACCCGGTCGACGAAGTTTTCCGTGCGATAGTTGATCACATGTGTGTAGCCGTTCGCCCTGGCGAGTTCGGCCTTTTCCGCCGAGCCGACGGTGCCGATCACCGTTGCGCCAAGCTTGGCCGCCCACTGCCCGACAATCAGCCCGACACCACCGGCTGCCGCATGAAAAAGCAGCGTGGTCTCAGGCGTTACGGTGTAGGTCTTGCGCAGCAGATAGCGCGCGGTCATGCCCTTCAGCATCATGCCGGCGGCAGTCTTGTCGTCGACGCCTTCGGGAATGATCACAAGGCGATCGGCCGGAACCAGCCGCTCCTCCGCATAGGAGCCGAGCGGCCCGACATAGGCCACCCGGTCGCCCGGCGAGACA of Stappia sp. ES.058 contains these proteins:
- a CDS encoding quinone oxidoreductase, whose product is MIHAIRVHETGGPDVMKWEEVEIGDPGAGEARVRHTAIGLNFIDTYFRSGLYPAPAGMPFTPGNEGAGVVTAVGEGVTNVSPGDRVAYVGPLGSYAEERLVPADRLVIIPEGVDDKTAAGMMLKGMTARYLLRKTYTVTPETTLLFHAAAGGVGLIVGQWAAKLGATVIGTVGSAEKAELARANGYTHVINYRTENFVDRVREITDGKLCDVVYDSVGKDTYPGSLDCLRPLGLWVSFGQSSGPITDFNLALLGPKGSLFATRPTLFTYIASRADLEETANDLFEVVRSGDVKIQVNQEYALKDAVTAHEDLQGRKTTGTTVLVP